GGTCCATGATGACGATGAAGCACGTCAGCCCGGAGGACGTGGACGCCGTCGTCATGTGCAGCGTGGTCCCGCCGCTCACTCCAGTCTTCGAGGAGGCGTGCGTCAATACGTTTGGCGCGGCACCGCTCGTTGTGGGCGCGGGCACGCGGACGGGCGTGCGCATCCTCTACGAGCCGCCTCGAGACGTGGGCGCGGACAGGGTGGTCGACGCTGCGGCGGCCTACAGGCTCTACGGCGGCCCGCTCGTCGTCGTCGACTTCGGCACCGCCACGGTGTTTGACGCTGTCACCAAGGAGGGCGACTACCTTGGCGGCGCGCTGTTCCCGGGGATGCAGATCGCCTCGGAGGCGCTGGTGCAGCGGACGTCGCAGTTGCGGCGCGTCGAACTGACAGCGCCGAAGTCGGTCATCGGGCGCAACACCGTCGCGGCGCTGCAGTCGGGGCTGGTGTACGGGCACGTCGCGCTGGTCGAGGGGATGATCGCGCGGTTTCGGAGCGAACTCGGGGAGGACGCGAGGGCCGTCGCCACGGGCGGGCTCGCCGATCTCGTGGCATCGCAGACGGACGTGTTTCACGCCGTCAACCCAGACCTCACGCTCATCGGCCTCCGAATGGTGTACGATATGAACACGAACGGAGGCACGTCCTCCTGAGCGGGCCCCCGGCCCTTACCCCCGAAAGGAAGGGACCATGACAGACCCGTTGGTTGGTAAGCACGTAATCCTGGGCGTCACGGGAAGCATCGCGGCCTACAAGGCAGCTGACCTCGCCAGCAAGCTCACACAGGCCGGTGCACACGTGGACGTACTCCTCACTGAGAGCGCCACGAAGTTCGTGTCGTCACTGACCTTCCGCAGCCTCACCCACCGCACCGTTGTCACGGACCTCTTCGACGCCGACTCCCCCGAGGCCATCGAGCACGTCGCCATTGCGCGGCGAGCCGACGCGCTGCTGGTGGCACCCGCGACGGCCAACACCATAGCGAAGCTGGCCCTTGGCCTTGCCGACGACGTCCTGACGACGACGGTCCTTGCCGTAACCGCGCCGGTGATCGTGGCGCCGGCGATGGACGCCGGGATGTGGGAGCACCCGACGGTGCAGCAGAACACCGAGACCCTCCTGGGGCGCGGCGTCCATATCGCCGGGCCGGGCGCCGGCCGACTGGCCTCCGGGCTCATGGGACACGGCCGAATGCTGGAACCCGCCGAGCTTGTGGAGCGACTCCGTTGGGCGCTCGCGCAGGGCGGCGACCTGCAGGGGCGTCACGTCGTGGTCACGGCGGGCGGGACGCAGGAGCCCATCGACCCGGTGCGGGTTGTGACAAACCGGTCGTCCGGCAAGATGGGGTATGCCGTCGCGGAGGCGGCGCGGGACCGGGGGGCAGACGTGACACTTGTCACAGCTACGGCGAACCTACCGACACCTTTTGGTGTGACATTCCACCGCGTCAGCACCGTCGCCGACATGCGCTCGGCGGTTCTCGACGCCTGCGCCACGGCGGACGCGCTGGTGATGGCCGCGGCGGTCAGTGACTACAAGCCCGCCAATGTGGCCCCGCAGAAGATCAAGAAGGACGGCGACGAGGCCAACGGTGGCATCTCGCTGGAGATGGAGAAGACCAACGACTTCTTCCTGGAAGTACCGGAGGGCGTGCTGCGTATCGGCTTCGCGGCGGAGACCGAGGACCTCATCGAGAACGCGCGGTACAAGCTGGCCTCGAAGTCGATGGCGCTTATCGTAGCCAACGATGTGACAAAGGAAGGCAGCGGCTTCGAGGTGGACACCAACCAGGTGACAATCATCGGAGCGGACGGTGTGACAAACGAACTTCCCTTGCTGACCAAGTACCAGGTGGGTGACAAAATTCTCGACCGTGTCGTCACATTGCTAGTAGAACGTGACAGTCAGGCAATGTCACATTGAATGTGACGTGTTTGTTCAAATCCATGGTGTCACATTTCATGTCACATTAGCCATTATGTCATGATGGCGTCTTGGCCATTCCACATCTTTCGTTTCGGCGGCGAAAAATTCGCCAACCACCCCAATAACCGTCGCGAGGACGGCCGAAACCGCTGTTTTTGCGTGCGCGGCCGTGCCGGAGACCGCTCCCACCCGGAAAAACGCCGCATTGGGGGCCATTCGTAGCTGGGCGTGCTTGCATCGGGGTCAGCAGGGGCGGCGTTATGTCCATCATGGGTCCAGCGGTCTCATTGACGCAAGTTTCCCGTGTCATGCTCATCGGACGGAGCGCCGCCCCCCTGACGGGTCTGTTCCTCAGGCGGGTGGATGTTGCGGAACTGGTGGAGCAGGAGGAGATCGTAGATGACCTTCACCGTCCCGCCGATGATGAGGGGGGCGCCGGGCAGCGACGCGGCGACGAGCTGACCGGCGATGTAGGGCGACGGGAGCTGTCCTCCCTGCCTGCCGAGTTGCGACAAGCCCGCGGCAACGGTCTGTTCCGCCGGGTCCACCACGGCCATCGTGTAGGACTGCCGCGTCGGCACGTCCATCTGCGAGAGGAAACCACGGAGGAGCATCATGCCAACCGCCAACCACGCGAAGGGCGCAAAAGCCATGCCTATCGACAGCAGGTTCGCGGGGATGTGCGTAAACACCATCGTGTTGAGCAGGCCAATACGCTTTGCGAGCCACACGGCAATGAAGGCAGACAGGCTGCTGAGAACGTTGACGCCGAAGAATACTCCGGCGAGGGACTCCAGCGACAGGTCAAAGCGGAGGCTGAACCAGTAGGCCATGAAGGTCTGCACCATGAGGCCATCGCCGGAGGAATCCATCGCGCCGAGGGCCGTCAGTCTGTAGATGATGCCCTTCGAGCGGCGGGGCCATGAGAACAGCGAGCGCCGGCCCTCGGCCGCAGGAGCTTCGGCGGCCGTGGACAGCCGCGTGAAGACAAGGACGATCAGGACGCCGACGCACGCGTACAGGAAGAACATGACCCGGTAGGCGTCCAGCACTTCGACGTCGAGCGCGCGTTCCATGAACACCGGCATGCTGCTGAACAGGGCACCGAGGGCCGCCGACATCCCGCGGATGACGTGGTAGTAGGCGAAGAGCGTCGTGCGCTTGGTGTCGGGGGTGGAGCGCGCGAGGATGGGCTGCTCGAGCGCGCCGTGTGCGCCGCGGTCGGCGCCGCCGAGGCCGAAGCCCGCGAAGCCGGCGACGAGGAGCAACAGGAGGAAGGGCTCGGTCAGCGGAAAGAGGGCGCCGCCGAGGATGGTGAGGAGGGTCAGGGCGATGAAGAACCGCTTGCGGCCCATGCGGTCGGCGAAGAGGGAGGCGAGCATGATGAAGAAGGTGCTACCTGCCAAGACCGCTGCGAGAACAGCGCCAATCCTTACGGCGTCGAATCCCGTCTCGGCCAGGTAGAGACCGAGCATGACGCTGACGAAGCCGACGGAGAAGGAGCGCAGGCTGGCCGTCAGGAGGACCAGGCGGCCGTCGGGGGCTAGCCAGCCGAGCACTATCGGGCTCCGTCAACGGGGGCGGCGGGCTTCGCGGATGCTCGTTCGGGCGGACGCGATTGCTCCTCTGGAGGGCGTACGTTTCGGAACTGCTGCCAGAGGAGGAGGTCGTAGACGACCTTGACGAGGCCGCCCACTATCAGCGGGGCGTTAGCCAGCGACGCCGCGACCAAGAGGCCCGAAATGTAGGGCGACGGCATCTGCCCGCCCTGGCGGCCCAGCGTCGACATGCCGGCGGCGACGGTCTGCTCCTCGGGGGCGACGACGGCCATGGTGAAGGACTGGCGCGTCGGGACGTCCATCTGCGACATGGACTCGCGAAGCAGGAGCATCGCTATCGTGAGCCACGCGAAGGGGGAAAATGCCATCGCCACGACGAGGAGGTTCGCGGGGATATGCGTCCAGACCATCGTGTTGATGAGGCCGATGCGCCTGGCGAGCCACGCCGCCATGATGGCCGAGAAGCTGCTGATGATGTTGGCGGCGAAGAAGACGCCGGCCAACGACTCCAGCGTGAGGTCGTAGCGGAGGTTGAACCAGTAGGCGAGGAAGGTCTGGAACATGAAGCCGCCGCCGAAGGAGTCCATCGCGCCGAGGGCGGCCAGCCTGTAGATGATGCCCTTGGAGCGGCGGGGGAGGGTGATGCCTACGCGGCGGCCATCG
This is a stretch of genomic DNA from Chloroflexota bacterium. It encodes these proteins:
- a CDS encoding type III pantothenate kinase, with protein sequence MLLAIDVGNTNITMGAFNGDALAATWRMSTESRWQPDECSVVLRSMMTMKHVSPEDVDAVVMCSVVPPLTPVFEEACVNTFGAAPLVVGAGTRTGVRILYEPPRDVGADRVVDAAAAYRLYGGPLVVVDFGTATVFDAVTKEGDYLGGALFPGMQIASEALVQRTSQLRRVELTAPKSVIGRNTVAALQSGLVYGHVALVEGMIARFRSELGEDARAVATGGLADLVASQTDVFHAVNPDLTLIGLRMVYDMNTNGGTSS
- the coaBC gene encoding bifunctional phosphopantothenoylcysteine decarboxylase/phosphopantothenate--cysteine ligase CoaBC; translated protein: MTDPLVGKHVILGVTGSIAAYKAADLASKLTQAGAHVDVLLTESATKFVSSLTFRSLTHRTVVTDLFDADSPEAIEHVAIARRADALLVAPATANTIAKLALGLADDVLTTTVLAVTAPVIVAPAMDAGMWEHPTVQQNTETLLGRGVHIAGPGAGRLASGLMGHGRMLEPAELVERLRWALAQGGDLQGRHVVVTAGGTQEPIDPVRVVTNRSSGKMGYAVAEAARDRGADVTLVTATANLPTPFGVTFHRVSTVADMRSAVLDACATADALVMAAAVSDYKPANVAPQKIKKDGDEANGGISLEMEKTNDFFLEVPEGVLRIGFAAETEDLIENARYKLASKSMALIVANDVTKEGSGFEVDTNQVTIIGADGVTNELPLLTKYQVGDKILDRVVTLLVERDSQAMSH
- a CDS encoding MFS transporter is translated as MLGWLAPDGRLVLLTASLRSFSVGFVSVMLGLYLAETGFDAVRIGAVLAAVLAGSTFFIMLASLFADRMGRKRFFIALTLLTILGGALFPLTEPFLLLLLVAGFAGFGLGGADRGAHGALEQPILARSTPDTKRTTLFAYYHVIRGMSAALGALFSSMPVFMERALDVEVLDAYRVMFFLYACVGVLIVLVFTRLSTAAEAPAAEGRRSLFSWPRRSKGIIYRLTALGAMDSSGDGLMVQTFMAYWFSLRFDLSLESLAGVFFGVNVLSSLSAFIAVWLAKRIGLLNTMVFTHIPANLLSIGMAFAPFAWLAVGMMLLRGFLSQMDVPTRQSYTMAVVDPAEQTVAAGLSQLGRQGGQLPSPYIAGQLVAASLPGAPLIIGGTVKVIYDLLLLHQFRNIHPPEEQTRQGGGAPSDEHDTGNLRQ
- a CDS encoding MFS transporter; translated protein: MLPWLAPDGRLILLTTSLRSFAVGFVSVLLALYLKETGLDPVRVGAVLAAVLAGNAFFTTLASLFADHFGRKRSFMSLSMLTILGGALFPLTGSFILLLFVGGMAGFGLGGKDRAAQSSLEQPVLARAAPAERRTMLFAYYNVIGGLASAVGALCSGMPVILENTLGMDIMDGYRLMFFLYAAIGAIVTLVYLRLTPAAEAPAVDGRRVGITLPRRSKGIIYRLAALGAMDSFGGGFMFQTFLAYWFNLRYDLTLESLAGVFFAANIISSFSAIMAAWLARRIGLINTMVWTHIPANLLVVAMAFSPFAWLTIAMLLLRESMSQMDVPTRQSFTMAVVAPEEQTVAAGMSTLGRQGGQMPSPYISGLLVAASLANAPLIVGGLVKVVYDLLLWQQFRNVRPPEEQSRPPERASAKPAAPVDGAR